The region TTCATTGTTGTAGGAGCGGGCTTTCAGCCGCGACGGTCATGTGGTGTAGCCAGTTTTCTTTCGCGGCGCGGCCACGCCTGCCATATCATTTTACTGCCAACTGCCAACTGCCAACTCTGCACTTTTTTCTATTTTTTGAAAAACCAGAGAATCACGCTGATCACGATGCTGATGATGATCGCGCTGGTGATGGGGAAATAGAACCGCGCGTTCTCCTTCTCGATGTAAATATCCCCCGGCAGGCGGAACAGGCCGAGCTTGCTCAGCCAGGGCCAGAGCAGGCCGGCGATTACCAGAATGATCCCCAGACTGATCAGAAGTTTCTGCATAAGTTCTCACCACGAAGACACCAGGACACGAAGTTTGTTATGTCGAAGATCCCCTGGCCTTGGCATCCAGGGCAGCATTTACTGTATGTAAAGCCCGGCTTGACCCGTTTACCCGAATACCGGGGTTGAGGTCATCCCGGACGGACGCTGCTAGCTTTGCAGGAGGCAAGCTCTATGGATTCTGGCATGCCTCGAAGAGGCAGGCATAACGATATTCTTTGCGTTCTCCGCGTCTTTGCGCCCTCTGCGTTATTTCCCAGAGGGCGGGAGAAGCGGTTATTCCATCATCTTTACACCATCTTTGGTGCCCAGCAGCAGCACGTCGGCGGGGCGCATGGCGAACAGGCCGTTGGTGACGACGCCGGTGAGGTTGTTGAGGGTCTGCTCCAGTTTGACGGCTTCCATGATCTCGAGGTTATGCACATCCAGGATAATGTTGCCGTTGTCGGTGGTGAAATCCTGGCGCAGGACCGGCTCGCCGCCGAGTTTGACGATCTCGCGGGCCACCAGGCTGCGGGCCATGGGGATCACTTCGACTGGCAGCGGGAAGGCGCCGAGCACCCCGACCAGCTTGGATTCGTCGGCGATGCAGACGAATTTCTTGCTGGCGGCGGCGACGATCTTCTCGCGGGTCAGCGCCCCGCCACCGCCTTTGATCAGCTGCAGGTGTTCGTTGGCTTCGTCGGCGCCGTCCACATAGACCGAGATGCCGTCCACGGCGTTGAGATCGTAAACCGGGATCCCGTGGCCCTTGAGCCGTTCGGCGCTGGCCACGGAGCTGGCGACGGTGCCGTCGATCTTGCCCTTGATTTTGGCCAGCTCGTCGATGAAGAAATTGGCGGTGGAACCGGTGCCCACGCCGATGATGGTGCCCGGCACCACGTGTTCGATGGCGGCCTGGGCGACCAGCTGCTTCAATTCGTCCTGTGTCATTGCTTTTACTCCTGCCAGGCCGTGTTTTCGGGCCAGTATCATTGTTGAACGGGTAATAGGCCATTATATTAGGCATTCCGGTCTGGTATCCACAACTGACGGCCAGAAAGTCACCATTCCGGCAGGCCCCCAGAAGCAGCAGACTATGACTCAGCACTATGTCGACATGATTAACGCCGCCCCGGTTTACGATGTGGCGATTCACTCCCCGCTGGACCCGGCGCCGCGCCTGAGCGAGCGGCTGGACAATACGGTCCTGCTCAAGCGCGAGGATTTGCAGCAGGTCTTTTCCTTCAAGCTGCGCGGCGCCTACAACCGGATTATTCATCTCACCGAGGAGGAACGCGAACGCGGCGTGATTGCCTCGTCGGCCGGGAATCACGCCCAGGGCGTGGCGCTGGCGGCCAAACGCCTCAATATCAACGCGACCATCGTGATGCCACGCACCACCCCGGAGATCAAGCAACATGCGGTCAGGGCGCTGGGTGCGAATACCGTTTTGCACGGCAATGCCTACGACGACGCCTATTGCCATGCGATGGAGCTGGTCGAGGAGCAGGGCCTGGTCTTCATTCATCCTTACGACGACCCGCTGGTGATTGCCGGCCAGGGCACCATCGGCAAGGAACTGCTGGCCCAGCGCGAGCAGATCGACGCGATCTTTGTGCCGGTGGGCGGCGGTGGCCTGATCGCCGGGATTGCCGCCTATGTGAAAACCGTGCGTCCGGATATCAGGATCATCGGGGTCGAACCGGAAGATGCGCCGAGTATGTATACCGCGTTGCGCGAGGGTGAGCGGGTGCGTCTCGATCAGGTGGGGATATTCGCCGATGGCGTGGCCGTGCGTCAGGTGGGCGAAGAGCCGTTTCGCCTGGCGCAGAAGTATGTGGACGAGGTGATCCTGGTGAGCACCGACGAGATCTGTGCGGCCATCAAGGACATCTTCGATGATACCCGCTCGATCACCGAACCGGCGGGGGCACTGGCCGTCGCCGGGGTAAAAAAATACGTGGCCGAGAAGGGCGTGCACGGCCAGACCCTGATCGCCATCGACAGTGGCGCCAACATGAACTTTGATCGCCTGCGGCACGTGGCCGAGCGGGCCGAACTGGGCGAGCGTCGCGAGCTGCTGTTCGCGGCCACCATCCCCGAACGACCCGGCAGCTTTCGCCAGTTCTGCGAAACCATCGGCTCGCGGGGCATTACCGAATTCAACTATCGCTATGCCGATCCGGGCCAGGCGCATATCTTCGTCGGCGTGCAGATGCACCACGGCGAGCAGGAAAAACGCGAGCTGTTCGCCCAGCTGGAGGCCGCCGGTTATCCCTACAGGGACATGACCGACAACGAGATGGCCAAGCTGCACATCCGCTATATGGTCGGCGGCCGGGTCGATGGCGTGAAACACGAGTGCCTGTACCGCTTCGAATTCCCCGAGCGCCCCGGTGCATTGCTGCGTTTTCTCAATCACATGGGCGAGCACTGGAACATCAGCCTGTTCCACTACCGCAACCACGGCGCCGACTACGGCCGCGTCCTGGTCGGCATGCAGGTGCCACCCGACGAGGAGTCCATGCTGCAGCGCTTCCTCGACGAGATCGGCTATCGCTACTGGGATGAGACGGATAATCCCGCTAATGCCCTGTTCCTTTCAGGAACAGGGCAGTGACGAGGTACGAGGTACGAGTGACGAGGAAAACATCGCACCAGCCGAAATCGTAGGCCCGATATAGCAAAGCGGTATCGGGCACTCCGGTTGCCGGACACCGCTTCGCTATGTCCGGCCTACATGCTACCGCAACCACGGCGCCGACTACGGCCGCGTCCTGGTCGGCATGCAGGTCCCGCCCGACGAGGAGCCCATGCTGCAGCGCTTCCTCGACGAGATCGGCTATCGCTATTGGGATGAGACCGATAATCCGGCCAACGTCCTGTTCCTTTCAGGAACAGGGCAGTGACGAGGTACGAGGGACGAGTGACGAGGAAAATCTGCACACAGCCTCGTTGATCGTAGGAGCGGCTACGCCGCGATGGTCTTTGCCGTTTGGCACGGATCTCTCGCGCCGGAGGCGCTCCCACAGATGCCCGAACCTGCTACTTTTCATTTCCTCGTCACTCGTCCCTCGTAACTCGGCCCTTTTTTTGGCCTGCGGCCAAAAAAAAAGGGGGCTACCGTCGCCGGTAACCCCCGATTTTGCGGGATTTCTCCCGTTCTACAGCCGGTGTCGCTTATTTTTTCTTGCGACGGGCTGTTTTCTTCTTGGTCTTCTTCTTGGCGACTTTCTTTTTCGCCTTTTTCTTGGCTACTTTCTTCTTGGCCTTCTTCTTGGCCTTTTTCTTGGCTACTTTCTTCTTGGCCTTCTTCTTGGCCTTTTTCTTGGCTACTTTCTTCTTAGCCTTCTTTTTGGCCTTTTTCTTGGCGACTTTTTTCTTCGCCTTCTTCTTGGCTACTTTCTTCTTAGCCTTTTTCTTGGTTTTCTTTTTGGCAGCGGTCTTCTTCTTGGCTGCCCGTTTCTTAGCGACTTTTTTCTTCGCTACTTTTTTGCGAGAAGCGGTTTTCTTCTTCGCGACTTTCTTCTTGGCTTTTTTCTTCGTTGCCATAGTTAACAACCCTCCGAGTTGAGCACTGAGTTTAGCAGAGTATAGCCAACTAAAATAAAAATGCTAGTAATGCAAATTAATTTTTTGCTGTTAGCGCTTGTATTGTATGAATTTTGGCTTCGATACGCCAGATTTCCTGTTTTATAACGACCGCGAAGAAAATTTTTTTAATTTTTTTGCGCTGGCGAAGAAAAATTTTGCCGGTGAAGGGGGGATTAAGCAAGTATTCGGGTTTTTGTTGCGTTGGATCGGCGTATCGCGGCACTGATCGGCTTGCATCAGGGCGTTTATACCGGCTTCGATAGCGGTTGAGTGCTTTGATCGACGCGGTTGTCACTGATTTTGGCATTCGATATTGCAAAATTTGGCGCAAGAGGACTTGTGAACGTCTCTGACAGGCCGTGTGAGTTAAATTTTTTCAATGATCCACAGCGATTGCATCGTAATAACCGCCCGTGAGTGAAGCCGACACGGCTTCTGAACAAGAAAATTGCGCTTTATCGGTTTATTTTTTAGTGATGGACCGCGATGGAACGGCTGTTTGTGCTGAACAAGGGCTGATGAGTGTCTTGATGGGCGGTTGATCGTTTGCTGTGAAGCCGGGATAAGGGGATCGGATCGCGATTGTCGCCCCGATGACGCAAAAAATTTATTGCATGATGCAATTTTTGATCGCCTGGATCGGTTGAAACGGCCTGGATCGGCTCGTTAACGGCGGATCAGGTGGGCCGATTGCGTTGTTCAGCGGCCCTGTAACAAAAAAGCGGCCCGCAGGCCGCTTGATCAACGTGCGATCCGGCGTGAGGGGTCAGCGTTTTTCCATTT is a window of Thiohalophilus sp. DNA encoding:
- the rpiA gene encoding ribose-5-phosphate isomerase RpiA; its protein translation is MTQDELKQLVAQAAIEHVVPGTIIGVGTGSTANFFIDELAKIKGKIDGTVASSVASAERLKGHGIPVYDLNAVDGISVYVDGADEANEHLQLIKGGGGALTREKIVAAASKKFVCIADESKLVGVLGAFPLPVEVIPMARSLVAREIVKLGGEPVLRQDFTTDNGNIILDVHNLEIMEAVKLEQTLNNLTGVVTNGLFAMRPADVLLLGTKDGVKMME
- a CDS encoding DUF2905 domain-containing protein, with the protein product MQKLLISLGIILVIAGLLWPWLSKLGLFRLPGDIYIEKENARFYFPITSAIIISIVISVILWFFKK
- the ilvA gene encoding threonine ammonia-lyase, biosynthetic; this encodes MTQHYVDMINAAPVYDVAIHSPLDPAPRLSERLDNTVLLKREDLQQVFSFKLRGAYNRIIHLTEEERERGVIASSAGNHAQGVALAAKRLNINATIVMPRTTPEIKQHAVRALGANTVLHGNAYDDAYCHAMELVEEQGLVFIHPYDDPLVIAGQGTIGKELLAQREQIDAIFVPVGGGGLIAGIAAYVKTVRPDIRIIGVEPEDAPSMYTALREGERVRLDQVGIFADGVAVRQVGEEPFRLAQKYVDEVILVSTDEICAAIKDIFDDTRSITEPAGALAVAGVKKYVAEKGVHGQTLIAIDSGANMNFDRLRHVAERAELGERRELLFAATIPERPGSFRQFCETIGSRGITEFNYRYADPGQAHIFVGVQMHHGEQEKRELFAQLEAAGYPYRDMTDNEMAKLHIRYMVGGRVDGVKHECLYRFEFPERPGALLRFLNHMGEHWNISLFHYRNHGADYGRVLVGMQVPPDEESMLQRFLDEIGYRYWDETDNPANALFLSGTGQ